CTTCGTCGATCACGTCCCACGCGCGCGCGAGCAGCGCAGCGCGGAGATTGCCGTGATGGTAGGAGCGGTCTGTCACCTGCTCAGCATAGGGCAATGTAGACATTGACAACAATGCTGTCACTGTCTACATTGATGGGCATGACCATGACGTACCGCGGGACCACCGCCCTCATCACCGGCGCGAGCTCCGGCCTCGGCGCCGAGTTCGCTCGCCAGTTCGCGGCGCGTGGCGCCGATGTCGTTCTCGTCGCTCGCCGGGAAGACCGCCTCGCGGAGCTGGCGGCCGCCCTCGAGGCCGAATTCGGAACCCACGCGACGCCGATAGCCCTGGACCTCGCTGACAGCGATGCCGTCGCCCGGCTGCGCGCAGAGCTCGACGGACGAGGCATCCGTGTTCACTCCCTCGTGAACAACGCGGGATTCGGCATGAAGGGCGCCTTCGCCGAGGCGGATCCCGCGCGCATCGCCGAGATGGTGCAGCTGAACGTCGCGGCGCTCGTCGCTCTCACGCGCGAGTTCGTTCCCGATCTCGTGCGGGCGGGCGACGGGGCGCTCGTGAGCATCGCGAGCACCGGCGCCTACCAGCCCTGCCCGAACATGGCCGTCTACGGTGCGACGAAGGCCTTCGTGCTGAGTTTCACCGAGGCACTCGCGTACGAGACCCGCGGGTCGGGGCTGTCGGTGCTCGCGGTGAGCCCCGGCGCGACCCGCACCGAGTTCTTCGACGTCGTCGGCACCGAGGACGCCGCCGTCGGCCGCTTCCAGACCACGGAGCAGGTCGTGACGCGCGCGCTCCGCGAGCTCGACCGGGCGAACACCCCGCCGAGCTTCGTCTCGGGTCGCCTGAACGCGCTGACGGCGCGCCTGGTGGGATGGATGCCTCGGCGCACGACTCTCGCCGTCTCGGGCCGGGTGCTCCGCTGACGAGCCGCGGCGCCCGACACGGCACCGGCGGAGACGGGGATACGACGACCTACTCCCCCGCTTCTTCTCGCGCCTCGGCGACCGGGTCGCCCAGCACGCTGTGGTGTCGACCCCACAGCAGGTAGAAGGCCATGACGATCGCGAGCCACAGGAGGAACCACAGGTAGGTCGTCCAGGGCAGTCCCGACAGGATGTAGAGGCATGCGATGACCGAGAGGACGGGCACGACCGGGTAGCCCGGCACCCGGAACCCGCGCGGCAGATCGGGCCGTGTGCGCCGCAGCACGATCACGCCGATCGAGACGACGATGAAGGCGATGAGCGTGCCGAGCGAGACGAGGTCCCACAGATTCGACAGCGGCAC
This genomic interval from Microbacterium sp. 4R-513 contains the following:
- a CDS encoding SDR family oxidoreductase, with translation MTMTYRGTTALITGASSGLGAEFARQFAARGADVVLVARREDRLAELAAALEAEFGTHATPIALDLADSDAVARLRAELDGRGIRVHSLVNNAGFGMKGAFAEADPARIAEMVQLNVAALVALTREFVPDLVRAGDGALVSIASTGAYQPCPNMAVYGATKAFVLSFTEALAYETRGSGLSVLAVSPGATRTEFFDVVGTEDAAVGRFQTTEQVVTRALRELDRANTPPSFVSGRLNALTARLVGWMPRRTTLAVSGRVLR